One genomic segment of Hordeum vulgare subsp. vulgare chromosome 2H, MorexV3_pseudomolecules_assembly, whole genome shotgun sequence includes these proteins:
- the LOC123426193 gene encoding uncharacterized protein LOC123426193 isoform X1 yields the protein MAAEATACVVEVVQGLAEGARVQHPARQHPGVGVLEADSATHRSSTRVTLHKCEWPCAYGRAVAMVPQVENLAAGRARLEAVSALQHESWEARDVHWQCGASSRRMRTCGCGRRRAWVWHSSPAATAGCSPVRGPLRVSATLLPILLLAPRYHCCCIENP from the exons ATGGCGGCGGAGGCAACCGCGTGCGTCGTGGAGGTCGTTCAGGGACTCGCTGAAGGTGCTCGAGTGCAACATCCAGCACGCCAACACCCT GGCGTCGGAGTGCTCGAGGCCGACAGCGCCACGCATCGATCCAGCACGCGGGTCACACTCCACAAGTGCGAGTGGCCGTGCGCGTACGGCCGGGCGGTGGCGATGGTGCCGCAGGTGGAGAACCTCGCCGCCGGCCGCGCGCGGCTGGAGGCTGTGAGCGCGCTGCAGCACGAGTCCTGGGAGGCCCGCGACGTCCATTGGCAGTGTGGCGCCTCCTCAAG GCGGATGAGAACATGCGGATGTGGGAGGCGACGTGCATGGGTATGGCACAGTAGCCCTGCGGCGACGGCCGGGTGTTCGCCGGTAAGAGGACCATTACGTGTGTCTGCTACTCTGCTTCCTATCCTACTACTAGCACCGCGTTATCACTGTTGCTGTATTGAG AACCCCTAA
- the LOC123426193 gene encoding uncharacterized protein LOC123426193 isoform X2 produces MAAEATACVVEVVQGLAEGARVQHPARQHPGVGVLEADSATHRSSTRVTLHKCEWPCAYGRAVAMVPQVENLAAGRARLEAVSALQHESWEARDVHWQCGASSRRMRTCGCGRRRAWVWHSSPAATAGCSPNP; encoded by the exons ATGGCGGCGGAGGCAACCGCGTGCGTCGTGGAGGTCGTTCAGGGACTCGCTGAAGGTGCTCGAGTGCAACATCCAGCACGCCAACACCCT GGCGTCGGAGTGCTCGAGGCCGACAGCGCCACGCATCGATCCAGCACGCGGGTCACACTCCACAAGTGCGAGTGGCCGTGCGCGTACGGCCGGGCGGTGGCGATGGTGCCGCAGGTGGAGAACCTCGCCGCCGGCCGCGCGCGGCTGGAGGCTGTGAGCGCGCTGCAGCACGAGTCCTGGGAGGCCCGCGACGTCCATTGGCAGTGTGGCGCCTCCTCAAG GCGGATGAGAACATGCGGATGTGGGAGGCGACGTGCATGGGTATGGCACAGTAGCCCTGCGGCGACGGCCGGGTGTTCGCCG AACCCCTAA